Genomic segment of Anguilla rostrata isolate EN2019 chromosome 13, ASM1855537v3, whole genome shotgun sequence:
caagttttcgttctattcttgtcattttgcgattagcctatatggaattgacgatgagaaagtaatcaattcaacagcaaattgtttacaacgtgtgcatgttttctgctgttgttgccagttatttgtggaatgtgaatgcattctgtcgcctcggatgtcaagacatgaaagtgagtttgcataaaaacataatgaatgtgtttgagaggatatataaaacagttataatctgactattggcctgttctatcctgtttgttgcataacaacggtccaagtcgaactaccaatgagagttttgcttgacaacggtaaaataatgtGCCCAAATGGCcatggaagaatatttcaattccaggtgattaagtcgataaaagtcaataaatactaaagtaaccagtgtacaagtggaataaacccctctgggctgtcccgttattggaaaataacgtACTTCGGTGGCAGTATGGAGTATGGAGAAGAAATCAGAAATCGACAGATGGACCGTCGgcgacgtcgctttttcatacgtcagtggactaatttgcctaatcgtAGTGGGAccttagaccgcggtggaaacgcagacaacagtgggctgaaggaaccttttagttccttgaaaagtagttcctgggactaaaagttccgggtactttgggtggaaacgcggcttatgtcaAAACTACTTTTCCCAGCTcttcattcaattttttttcttgtcctcCACAAGGAAGCAGAAATGCTGCGGTCCATCTCTTTCCACCCATCAGGCGACTTCCTGTTGGTGGGAACGCAGCATCCAACCCTGCGTCTGTACGACGTGAACACCTTCCAGTGCTACGTGTCCTCCAACCCCCGGGACCAGCACACGGACACCATCTCCGGCGTCTGCTACAACCCCAGCGCCAACAGCTACGTCACCTGCAGCAAGGACGGCAGCATCAAGCTGTGGGACGGCGTGTCCAACCGGTGCGTGGCAACCTTCGACAAGGCGCACGACGGGGCCGAGGTCTGCTCGGCCGTCTTCTCCAAGAACTCCAAATACATCCTGTCAAGTGGCAAGGACTCGGTGGCTAAGCTGTGGGAAATCTCCACGGGCAGGACACTGGTTAAGTACACAGGTGAGCTTCTCCCTTCACGCCAGGAGTGTAGTGATATACATTTCAGCTCATGTGGTATTTTAACTGTGCTTTGCACCTAccagctggtttttttttaagcatacaGCAAATTGTTTTAGGTTTACCAGTAGATATACTCTCCACATTGAATTTGCAGTTTCAGTTTTACACTGAATTTGTAGTACTGTGCATGCTAGTAATGTTAAAATGCACAACTTAGTGTTTTGCAACCATACAAAACCCAGGGAACCCTGAAATAGGATGTTGTTTGCAGCAGAGCATTGCAGCCTTGCTTGCATGGTGTTCTTGAAATGTAATTGTGCCTTTTACCAAGGGGCATCTCCTGGCACAGTTTGGTACTGTTGGATCTGTGCTGGCGCTGTTTGGTCCTGTTGGGTCTGTGCTGGCGCAGTTTGGTACTGTTGGGTTTGTGCTGGCACAATTTGGTCCTTTTGGGGCTGTACTGGCACAATTTGGACCTCTTGTGTCTGTGCTGGCACAGTTTGGACCTGTTGGGTCTGTGCTGGCATAGTTTGGTCCTGTTGGGTCTGTGCCTGTGCAGTTTTGACCTGTTGTGTCTGTGCTAGCACAGTAAGCAGATATCTCTTTTCTTGGCAGGTGCCGGGCTGAGTGGGCGTCAGATGCACCGCACCCAGGCTGTGTTTAACCACACTGAGGACTACGTGCTGCTGCCCGACGAGCGGACCATCAGCCTCTGCTGCTGGGACTCGCGCTCGGCCGAGAGGAAGAACCTCCTCTCCCTTGGTCACAACAACATTGTGCGCTGCATTGTGCACTCCCCCACCAACCCCGGCTTCATGACCTGCAGTGACGACTTCAGGGCGCGGTTCTGGTACCGCCGTACAACGACAGACTGAGATGCCCCCTCCTCAGACCGAAATATGGCCTCAGTGGTTTTGTTGTAGTCATGGTTACTCACCTATCCCTCTGTGTGCTGCACATAGTTCTGAAAGGGCAAGGTTGATGCTGACTAGTTAAGTGTCACTTAAAGCTCTTCATTGCAAGAGGCTTTACTTCAGGTGTTTAGTTGGGTACACAGCTGTCCTTTCACTGTCAAATGACA
This window contains:
- the cstf1 gene encoding cleavage stimulation factor subunit 1; the encoded protein is MYRPKPTLRDRQHLYKLIISQLLYDGYTNIANCLISEVKPQSVVSPSEQLMQLAKMGMENDDSAVQYAIGRSDTVAPGTGIDLEFDADVQTMSPEASEYETCYVTSHKGPCRVATYSRDGQLIATGSADASIKILDTERMLAKSAMPIEVMMNETAQQNMENHPVIRTLYDHVDEVTCLAFHPTEQILASGSRDYTLKLFDYSKPSAKRAFKHIQEAEMLRSISFHPSGDFLLVGTQHPTLRLYDVNTFQCYVSSNPRDQHTDTISGVCYNPSANSYVTCSKDGSIKLWDGVSNRCVATFDKAHDGAEVCSAVFSKNSKYILSSGKDSVAKLWEISTGRTLVKYTGAGLSGRQMHRTQAVFNHTEDYVLLPDERTISLCCWDSRSAERKNLLSLGHNNIVRCIVHSPTNPGFMTCSDDFRARFWYRRTTTD